In Fundulus heteroclitus isolate FHET01 chromosome 8, MU-UCD_Fhet_4.1, whole genome shotgun sequence, a genomic segment contains:
- the sec16a gene encoding protein transport protein Sec16A isoform X1 translates to MQPNPRAGPPGASVPGMPGRMRPQKHPAAAAATMPPPAQPITDPFAFGRAQPPMAAGGLPTIPNSSPPQMQTPPNAMYSQLGSGPPSQPQLFENVPAGAAGPPPPTLPGVNLFTPHSRASPGVFPSPSPTRYASANSEQDYFNSRGPAAAAAMSAEASHTAPSPGNTLFNQDFQAQHLGQPLPFQPLPLTSSSGQWAPDHSSRPPSVQNYFQPTIDPPARPSNMPPQAQMYPAHSQSTHHNAPAPAPHPGHPQSQAPVPLQDPAAAASSFLPDPNGPQHHNSHFQTQSYFSQSSAPHDGWFNQPAQDSGYHQMGTGSSHPQPPADSAGSPHAGSVGRGPASQPGPSSLPAPDAYAPGSGTVSMFFRGGDVENEETLADERNKALNGVAASFQPHSHLPAQSGQSEPSVDYQGASVPDHSHLPYMNESSHPPQGHTQKPPDNDLDHVENLECVPNQEVLPNEPNSSAATAAAAAAPNPVDQFEAGPNLETPDSIPRPIRSASVSSNYSNLSHGSGTGPRRYQGVEGTFIQQESPRLGDNPNSSAAAAAARGYFEQIDTSPGGDAGTQQGSVEHVWHPTPSPPKPTGIFQASANSSFEPVRSHGVGVRPVEVDRAKMVAEGGADSTTGNLEQPPDNMENICVPGQAPAPAPGEALPNQTHPAVHPHSRPSSRALGASQPSESPATTLWAQNDPASLGASILLAPAAPALLAPLREPSADVIQPPEDCPLDLQSSQRVQTACHSENLENPPKVSDGEPADSQSNLGYASLLVSGSLHQPVLIAPPVSNYSVIAPALPPQSSAQANHGQVPPPERSLAQGPGASVSQPAALPSKSNPLFSFGSTALCSPAPSQSPLNLTRDKAAGATSEITSPTLPQPVHPPLSRGQSLGAESHSAVDSQPASLATAPVSNHNSTLNYELLDFSMHQSYAQSHAYGQPSSLHESSQSSNGFYLQVTKDAQQGVREVGSVPVQTAGSSSAPQAPPQAAAGAQHESPKASDPQVAAPLPVSGAQPSLAQYSAPAQGPAAGSAPVPAAPAAYPQVLQGPAPPGVSQPAPAEAPRPPSSAGSHQSFVHPPPPPPPAEAAQMHGGYYGNYGEYPESRGQYPPAQYPPPPGDPRVQPYYQDPAYRGRADPWYGRYDGQNPAYRDPNYQYREPPSDRPSSRASQYSDRPSSRQGYPDDYQRANRNPYAEYYADYGKNYDYRGYNYGAYDPRYRGYYDNSYWAYYNESYKNGYYNQQYPSRKEGYDDQWQYYPGYDRSFDDDNVRGRDAYGDDFDRRSVHSEQSAHSVHSSTSHHSRRSSFSSRSQQSQVYRSQPDLSAVYDATQSTLPVDYSYAQYPNQADASQTYSQYMYPSEYTADSTCFAPEQPPPRPATPEKFTMPHRCARFGPGGHLIQVLPNLPSAGQPALVEIHNMETMLQDTSDQAELRGFPGPLIKEETHKVDVIKFSQNKAVECSRDNNLLDRDSARLLWDFIVLLCRQNGTVVGTDIADLLLKEHRSVWLPGKSPNEANLIDFNNEPLARAEEEPGAGPLSLLSDTFMIVPENIGKETERFREMLLFGRKKDALEAAMKGGLWGHALLLASKMDNRTHARVMTRFANSLPMNDPLQTMYQLMSGRMPASATCCGEEKWGDWRPHLAMVLSNLTHNMDLDTRTITTMGDTLASKGLTDAAHFCYLMAQVGLGVYTKKSTKLVLIGANHSLPFNQFATNEAIQRTEAYEYAQSLGSQPCSLPNFQVFKLIYACRLAEAGLCAQAYHYCEVISKTVLMHPSYYSPVFISQVIQMSEKLRFFDPQLKERPEQEMFIDPEWLIRLKQLDGQIRTGAITYNLDRGTPAQFDCSSESSDLDQQSLPEPYSMPAEVDGHAPDNPLMSSLLPGPPPQGVQLMPPAPSSILQDGMAPAQLSPSGDVPQFYPVPPSGAPGQIPMPGFAPQDPAVAQPPFQPQHEQSNAYPGAHQQFGPPPQEGHMSPRMLPPQGPHSPVQMTHPPFQMPHHMPPSPGHMAPSEQPPLGPPEMHAPHLMSPSPRRSSFTPQMDFYDQMVNMGPRRSRTTSQSSMHLPSGRSSRRASESSTHSGGRERSNSTVKQASPPPPSIPEQPFREETKKAKKDSPEKSKGWSFWPFGKRKNEAHLPDDKNPSIVWDEKKNRWVDLNEPEEESKPPPPPPTGFPKMPQMPGPGGPTAPPGPGPNVNMFSRKAGTKSRYVDVLNPSRTAKPSGVAPAPVDLFAPLAPMSMPANLFVPSSAPNDQQPLEGSEGGNQEQNSPSSSAAPQVFNPTLLPPEGPPVPDGLQSGELSRSSSMSSLSREVSQHLNQSHPAQGPAPSGGVTFYNPAQFAQTSAPSGGGQRSSQLGQRRYPVLK, encoded by the exons ATGCAGCCAAATCCTCGGGCTGGACCGCCCGGGGCTTCTGTGCCTGGTATGCCAGGCAGGATGAGACCTCAGAAGCAtccagcggcggcggcggctacTATGCCCCCTCCTGCCCAGCCCATCACAGACCCTTTTGCTTTTGGAAGGGCTCAGCCGCCCATGGCTGCAGGTGGTCTTCCCACGATACCCAACAGCAGCCCTCCACAGATGCAAACTCCACCTAACGCCATGTACTCTCAGCTTGGCTCGGGACCCCCTTCGCAGCCGCAGTTGTTTGAAAACGTTCCAGCTGGCGCGGCTGGTCCCCCGCCCCCCACCTTGCCAGGGGTGAATCTGTTCACCCCTCACAGCAGAGCGTCTCCTGGTGTTTTCCCATCTCCGAGTCCCACGAGATACGCGTCCGCTAATAGCGAACAGGACTATTTTAACTCAAGAGgtccggcagcagcagcagccatgtCCGCTGAGGCGTCACACACGGCGCCGTCGCCTGGCAACACGCTTTTTAACCAGGATTTTCAAGCACAGCATCTTGGCCAGCCTCTGCCTTTCCAACCCCTCCCTCTCACGTCTTCGTCTGGTCAGTGGGCTCCTGATCACTCCAGCCGCCCTCCCTCAGTTCAGAACTATTTCCAACCAACTATTGATCCACCAGCGCGGCCCTCAAACATGCCACCGCAGGCCCAGATGTACCCCGCCCACAGCCAGTCAACCCATCACAACGCCCCCGCCCCTGCACCCCATCCTGGACATCCCCAGAGCCAAGCTCCCGTTCCTCTCCAGGACCCCGCAGCAGCTGCTAGCTCTTTCCTGCCTGACCCAAATGGACCCCAGCACCATAATTCCCATTTCCAGACCCAGAGTTATTTCAGTCAGAGCTCTGCGCCCCACGACGGGTGGTTCAACCAACCCGCGCAGGATTCAGGCTACCACCAAATGGGAACTGGGTCAAGCCATCCTCAGCCCCCCGCAGACTCTGCTGGATCTCCTCACGCTGGCAGCGTGGGCCGTGGCCCCGCCAGCCAGCCCGGCCCCAGTTCTCTCCCCGCCCCAGATGCGTATGCTCCAGGGTCCGGTACCGTCTCCATGTTCTTCAGAGGCGGCGATGTGGAGAATGAGGAAACGCTCGCCGACGAGAGGAATAAGGCGCTGAACGGCGTCGCTGCATCGTTTCAGCCCCACAGCCACCTGCCGGCCCAGAGTGGGCAGTCAGAGCCGTCTGTGGATTACCAAGGAGCGTCTGTGCCGGATCACTCGCACCTTCCTTATATGAACGAAAGCAGTCATCCTCCGCAGGGACACACCCAGAAGCCCCCGGATAACGACCTGGACCATGTGGAGAATTTGGAGTGTGTTCCAAACCAGGAAGTTTTACCCAACGAACCCAACAGCAGCGCCGCCACTgcggctgctgcagcagctcccaACCCGGTAGACCAGTTTGAAGCAGGACCCAACCTCGAAACTCCAGATTCAATTCCACGACCAATTAGGTCTGCGAGCGTGTCGTCGAACTACAGCAACTTAAGCCATGGAAGTGGGACCGGCCCCCGTCGGTACCAGGGAGTCGAGGGCACCTTTATCCAGCAGGAAAGCCCACGTCTCGGGGATAATCCCAACTCCTCTGCTGCTGCGGCGGCGGCTAGAGGCTACTTTGAGCAGATTGATACGTCTCCAGGGGGCGACGCCGGCACGCAGCAGGGTTCAGTGGAGCACGTGTGGCACCCCACGCCTAGCCCTCCCAAACCGACCGGTATCTTTCAAGCGAGCGCCAACAGCTCGTTCGAGCCTGTGCGCTCGCATGGAGTCGGAGTGCGTCCCGTCGAAGTTGACAGGGCCAAAATGGTCGCCGAAGGAGGCGCCGACTCCACGACCGGCAACTTGGAGCAGCCGCCGGACAACATGGAAAATATCTGCGTGCCGGGGCAAGCTCCAGCGCCTGCTCCCGGAGAGGCACTACCAAATCAAACGCACCCGGCGGTACATCCTCATTCTCGACCGTCGTCTCGTGCTTTAGGCGCCAGCCAGCCCTCCGAGAGTCCCGCCACCACTCTGTGGGCTCAGAATGACCCCGCCAGCCTGGGTGCCAGCATCCTCCTCGCTCCCGCGGCCCCCGCATTGTTGGCCCCGCTGAGAGAGCCCAGTGCCGATGTCATCCAGCCGCCGGAGGACTGTCCGCTGGACCTGCAGTCCTCGCAGAGAGTCCAGACCGCTTGTCACTCGGAGAACCTAGAAAACCCACCGAAGGTGAGTGATGGCGAGCCGGCTGACtcccaaagcaacctgggctacGCCTCTCTGCTCGTGTCCGGCTCGCTTCATCAGCCCGTTTTAATTGCCCCGCCTGTGTCCAATTACAGCGTGATTGCCCCCGCTCTTCCCCCTCAATCGTCCGCTCAGGCTAATCACGGACAGGTTCCTCCCCCCGAAAGGTCTCTTGCGCAGGGGCCGGGGGCCAGCGTCTCCCAGCCGGCAGCCCTGCCTTCAAAATCAAACCCGCTCTTTTCTTTCGGGTCCACGGCTTTATGTTCCCCAGCTCCCAGCCAGAGCCCGCTCAATCTGACCCGGGACAAAGCCGCTGGAGCGACGTCGGAAATCACAAGTCCAACGCTCCCTCAGCCGGTCCACCCTCCTCTGTCCAGGGGCCAATCATTGGGGGCAGAAAGCCACTCTGCCGTTGATTCGCAGCCCGCTTCTCTCGCGACCGCTCCTGTCTCTAATCACAATTCGACGTTAAACTATGAACTGCTTGATTTTTCTATGCACCAATCATACGCCCAGAGCCATGCCTATGGCCAGCCGTCATCTCTGCACGAGTCTTCGCAGTCTAGTAACGGATTCTACCTGCAGGTCACCAAAGACGCTCAGCAGGGGGTAAGGGAGGTAGGCAGCGTCCCTGTCCAGACGGCAGGTTCCTCGTCCGCGCCGCAGGCACCGCCTCAGGCCGCAGCGGGCGCGCAGCACGAGTCTCCCAAAGCGTCAGATCCTCAGGTTGCAGCTCCTCTTCCTGTGAGCGGAGCCCAGCCTTCTCTCGCTCAGTATTCAGCTCCGGCGCAGGGGCCCGCCGCAGGGAGCGCTCCTGTTCCTGCCGCTCCTGCAGCGTACCCCCAAGTCCTGCAGGGGCCTGCACCTCCGGGGGTTTCCCAGCCAGCTCCAGCTGAGGCGCCTCGGCCACCTTCCTCTGCAGGCAGCCATCAAAGCTTtgtgcatcctcctcctcctcctcctcctgctgaagCAGCGCAGATGCATGGCGGCTACTATGGAAATTATGGTGAATACCCAGAAAGCAGGGGACAGTATCCTCCGGCCCAGTATCCACCTCCGCCCGGAGATCCGAGGGTGCAGCCCTATTATCAA GATCCCGCCTACAGGGGCAGAGCGGATCCCTGGTACGGCAGATACGACGGGCAGAACCCAGCGTACCGCGATCCCAACTACCAATACAGAGAGCCACCATCAGATCGACCCAGCTCACGGGCCAGCCAGTACTCAGACAGGCCCTCATCCAG GCAAGGCTATCCTGATGATTACCAACGGGCAAACCGAAATCCCTACGCTGAATACTATGCAGATTACGGCAAGAACTATGATTATAGAG GTTACAACTATGGAGCATACGACCCACGCTACAGGGGATACTATGATAACTCCTATTGGGCTTATTACAATGAATCCTACAAAAACGGCTACTACAATCAGCAGTATCCCTCCAG GAAAGAGGGCTACGACGACCAGTGGCAGTACTACCCGGGGTATGACCGCAGCTTTGACGACGACAACGTGCGCGGAAGAGACGCCTACGGGGACGACTTCGACCGGCGCAGCGTGCACAGCGAGCAGTCGGCGCACAGCGTGCACAGCTCCACCAGTCATCACAGCAGACGGAGCAGCTTCAGCTCTCGGTCCCAGCAG AGCCAGGTGTACAGGAGCCAGCCTGACTTGTCTGCAGTGTATGACGCAACCCAATCCACTCTGCCTGTTGACTACTCTTACGCGCAGTACCCAAATCAAGCGGATGCTTCTCAGACCTACAGCCAGTACATGTATCCCTCAGAGTACACCGCAGACAGTACCTGTTTTGCCCCAGAGCAGC CTCCCCCTCGTCCTGCGACCCCAGAGAAGTTTACCATGCCCCATCGATGTGCTCGCTTTGGACCTGGTGGCCATCTTATTCAAGTCCTGCCCAACCTCCCCTCAGCTgggcagcctgctctggttgaGATCCACAACATGGAG ACCATGCTGCAGGACACCTCAGATCAGGCCGAACTACGAGGCTTCCCTGGACCTCTGATTAA GGAGGAGACCCACAAGGTCGACGTGATAAAGTTCTCGCAGAACAAAGCGGTCGAGTGTTCCCGTGACAACAACCTGCTGGACAGAGACTCTGCCCGTCTGCTCTGGGACTTCATTGTGCTGCTTTGCAGGCAGAACGGG ACTGTGGTCGGCACAGACATCGCCGACCTCCTGCTGAAGGAGCACCGCTCCGTCTGGCTGCCCGGCAAGAGTCCCAACGAAGCCAACCTGATCGATTTCAACAACGAGCCCCTCGCTCGAGCCGAGGAGGAGCCCGGAGCCGGACCGCTGTCCCTCCTGTCCGACACCTTCATGATCGTCCCGGAGAACATCGGCAAGGAAACGGAGCGCTTCAGGGAGATGCTCCTGTTCGGCCGCAAGAAG gatgcacTGGAAGCAGCCATGAAAGGAGGTCTGTGGGGTCACGCCTTGCTGTTGGCCAGTAAGATGGACAACAGGACGCACGCACGTGTCATGACAAG GTTCGCGAATAGTTTGCCAATGAATGACCCTCTCCAGACTATGTACCAGCTGATGTCGGGGAGAATGCCTGCTTCAGCCACC TGCTGTGGAGAGGAGAAGTGGGGTGACTGGCGCCCTCATCTGGCCATGGTGCTTTCCAACCTCACACACAATATGGACTTGGACACTCGCACCATCACCACCATGGGGGACACTCTag CTTCTAAGGGGCTGACTGATGCCGCTCATTTCTGCTACCTGATGGCCCAAGTGGGCCTGGGGGTCTACACCAAGAAGAGCACCAAGCTGGTGTTGATTGGCGCCAACCACAG TTTGCCCTTTAATCAGTTTGCCACCAATGAAGCAATCCAGAGGACTGAGGCCTATGAGTATGCTCAGTCTCTGGGCTCCCAGCCGTGTTCACTGCCCAACTTCCAg GTGTTTAAGTTAATCTATGCATGCCGACTGGCTGAAGCAGGCCTGTGTGCCCAAGCTTATCATTACTGTGAAGTCATCTCAAAGACGGTTCTCATGCATCCGTCTTACTACTCCCCAGTGTTCATCAGCCAGGTCATACAG ATGTCCGAAAAGCTACGGTTCTTTGATCCGCAACTGAAGGAAAGACCCGAGCAGGAGATGTTCATTGATCCCGAATGGCTGATCCGCCTCAAACAGCTGGACGGACAGATCAGG ACTGGTGCGATTACGTACAACTTGGACCGAGGTACTCCTGCACAGTTTGACTGCAGCAGCGAAAGTTCAGACTTGGACCAGCAGAGTCTGCCAGAACCTTACAGCATGCCAGCGGAAGTGGACGGCCACGCCCCGGACAACCCACTCATGAGCTCGTTActccctgggcctcctccccaGGGAGTGCAGCTGATGCCTCCAG CTCCCTCGTCTATTCTCCAAGACGGAAtggctccagctcagctctcGCCCTCCGGCGATGTGCCCCAGTTCTACCCCGTTCCCCCCAGCGGGGCGCCCGGTCAAATCCCCATGCCTGGATTCGCCCCACAGGATCCTGCCGTTGCCCAGCCCCCGTTCCAGCCTCAGCACGAGCAGTCTAACGCCTACCCTGGAGCTCATCAGCAATTCGGTCCTCCGCCACAAGAGGGCCACATGTCGCCTCGCATGCTTCCGCCGCAGGGGCCACACTCACCTGTGCAGATGACTCACCCACCTTTTCAGATGCCCCATCACATGCCTCCCTCGCCCGGACACATGGCCCCCTCGGAGCAGCCGCCGCTGGGCCCCCCAGAGATGCACGCTCCACATCTAATGTCTCCCTCCCCACGGAGGAGCTCCTTCACACCGCAGATGGACTTCTATGACCAGATGGTGAACATG GGTCCGAGGAGATCGCGGACAACGTCGCAATCCTCAATGCATTTG CCGTCGGGACGCAGCTCCCGCAGAGCCTCAGAGTCGTCGACTCACTCCGGCGGAAGGGAGCGGAGCAACTCCACCGTAAAACAGGCCTCCCCTCCGCCGCCCTCGATTCCCGAACAGCCGTTTAGAGAAGAGACCAAGAAGGCCAAGAAGGATTCTCCTGAAAAG AGTAAAGGCTGGTCGTTTTGGCCCTTTGGAAAGAGGAAAAATGAGGCTCACTTgccagatgacaaaaatcctTCT ATTGTTTGGGACGAAAAGAAGAATAGATGGGTTGACTTGAATGAGCCTGAAGAAGAG AGTaagcctcctcctccacctcctacTGGTTTCCCCAAGATGCCTCAGATGCCGGGTCCTGGGGGCCCCACCGCCCCTCCTGGACCAGGCCCAAACGTCAACATGTTTTCCAGGAAAGCAG GCACCAAGAGCAGATATGTGGACGTTCTGAACCCGAGCAGAACTGCTAAACCGAGCGGAGTGGCCCCAGCTCCGGTGGACCTCTTTGCTCCTCTGGCACCGATGTCCATGCCTGCTAACCTGTTTGTGCCTAGTTCAG CGCCTAACGACCAACAACCTCTGGAAGGCAGCGAAGGTGGAAATCAAGAGCAGAATTCACCCAGCAGCAGCGCTGCTCCTCAG GTGTTCAACCCAACGCTGTTACCACCAGAAGGTCCTCCTGTTCCAGATGGGTTACAGTCAGGAGAG CTTTCACGTTCTAGCTCAATGAGTTCTTTATCACGCGAAGTGAGTCAGCATTTAAACCAG AGTCATCCAGCCCAGGGGCCTGCACCCTCTGGAGGCGTCACTTTTTATAACCCTGCTCAGTTTGCACAG ACAAGTGCACCGTCAGGAGGTGGACAAAGGTCTAGCCAGTTGGGCCAGCGCCGGTATCCAGTGTTGAAGTAA